The genomic region ATCACAACACCAAACGACAGTACTAAAGTATTCAATTGAGCGTCAGAGATCATTCTTGAATCTTCCTATCGTAAGCTTCTAGAAGGGTTTGTTAGTTACAGAAACCTTCGACCCATGTGTTACATTGCATATACTTAATCGACTTCAATTTTATTtaagttttcaaaattatcaaaatttACTAATGCTGTCAAAGCGAAGCGCATTATCACTACCCTTCTTTAACATGTAATAGTGACTTCTGACGGCTGTACGTAAGGGGATAGGCTAATGCGGAGCATTCAAGGTCTCCCTGCAAAGTAGAACGGTACGAACTTTGATATTGCGTTCATTGACATACAGTACTATGAAGGGTGCACCTAGGAGTTTGGAAGAATGGCTGTTCTAcaagttgatgaattctCAAGGGTTTCACAGGTTTGTACGAAGAGTTTACTACAAGGTCAACGGTATTAATCCGCATCAGATGGAGCAAACAAGCAGGACTGATCGACTGTTTCACCCGACAGGTTTACAAAAGTTCAAAGCATATCGGATGCTTTTTTGGGATGAGGTTAGATCCGTAGTTGGATTGCCTAGAATTACTGATAAATACttaaaaaaatgaaggaaCTCTCACTTCACATTAATTATTTATACACAAGTCATTGTCGAAACAGGATAGACCGGTTCATAACGTGGTTACGCTTTTCAAGACGCTTTATGTTCGAAAATATAGTATTCTATGATTCATGCAGTATTTAAAAACATGAGGTGCTTGAGGACAAAATTGACTGCAGTGACACcgagaaaaaaacaaaggATATATAGTTCCATTTCAGGATCGGTATTAGCTCAAGGGGTTAATACCGAGGGCTATTTTCTGGGTAATCAGACCGTATGTTGTTCGGTAAGACTTGTCGGATGCATTCACAGAATGAATGAAAccatcttttcatcatcttttatTGGActaaaaacaaaaaccaAGATACTATTGGTTTAGTTATAAccaatatttcaattttggcAATATGTCCAACAGCAGTAAATGCCGATGCAAGTAGATATGTCATTTTGTAATACTTTTTATATTTTAGCATTAAGAATTATATTCCACAGCATCTACAAATGGTGCATCTTCATCGTAACATTGCtcgtcatcatcgtcgCCAGCATCATtgtcatcatcgtcatcataAACATCATCATAAGTATCTGCTACTTCTTTACTAAGTCCAGCGTTAGTATCAGAATTCCTATATGTGTCATGGGAAATATTGCTCCCACTTCGAAGTTTGTTTAGTGCCTCATTGGTTAAGACGGGACGAGGACTGCTGTCCAATCGTACTTTCACATTCTTATTAGCCGTGATATCAGAATCAGTTCGCAGCTCGTTATATTCATCGGAAAAAAATGGACTATCATCAAGCTCTTCTGGTTTCATGAATTCTAATAATTCTTGTTTAGTAGCTTGGTCACTAGGCTTTCTATATTTCGCTTCAAAAGTACAATGCTTGACCAACTTATAAAATTTCTCGATTTCTAAGAGCGGTATGGTATCGTCAATAATGTATTCGAATTGATCCCCGTCATCACCCTTGGTATTGTTCCAAATGAACACCGAATGCCTCTCAGCATTCCAGGATTTGACGAACTgtaaatcttcttcaatcttgAAGGCCCATGTATCGTCCTTCTTAGAAGTCGCTGAAAGAAGGCTCATTTCATCCGGCACCAGGTCATCTGAATCACCATCACTGATATCTTCGCTATCGACATCTTGCCTTTCAACGTGCAAAATATAATCATAATCACCACGTCGTTTCACACATATCATCGCATCACTGAAAATATACTCGACCGATGATTTGggagatttgaaagaacgTAGCAATAAAAATTGACCTGCCGAAATACTCAACAATTCCTCATTCGAATTACTATCGAAAAATGTCCTTATAAAGTTCATATCGATTAAAGCAGATTATGGCCTGTACGATATGCGCTTGTTAGTGTCTTTTGACAAAACAAATGAAAAAAGGCCTAATATCAACTGATCGTTGTAAGATTGCTGGTTTAGCGAGATAATCGAAACACCAATCCTCACTAGCGTACGCTACAATTAGTCACTGTACTAAGGTTGTCTGTTGTAGTATTTCTAGCAGAATGATAAAGTGAGCCTTTTTTGCAGGTTAAAGGCATTGAACCTAATCATAACATTGGTATCAATTTTTCCCTTACAATTTGGCGATTTTAATGGTTTAAAATTAACTTCAAGATTACACATCATTTAGCATACGAATAGATTACACAGATGGTTGACTACAATTCCACAAGTGGTGTGGTCAGCTTTGAACGATAACGCATAACCTACACAACTGATTCGAAACTACAACCCACTTCAACCACAAATGGGCTCCTGCCGCAAGGAATGTCTTATCTCACTGTATTAATAAATCTTATGCAAACCCCTCTGGAAGACATAGTCAATTGCAAATCAGATGAACAGTGAACTAAGTTACCCGGACTTTGATATTCCCAAAGAGGAATACCTATTTCAGTCCTGTCCTTCACAGTGAACCGTGCAGTGCCTCAGATGAAAATTGTGATTTTTTGATAGGCAAAATCACCTATAATTTTACTATTGAATAATGATTGtatgagatgagatgagatgagaaTACTTGAAATAAGAGCACGTCAGTTCGACGCGGTGCAGAAAGGGAATAGGAATGGTATAGATCTAGTTCATCGTTATGCAATAAGTGTGCTTAAGTCATAAATAGAAAATATTGATTAAGACAGCATCAACACCATAGATAAGAGTTTATTTCTTGtgtcttttttctttctggCACTGGGTTCTGGATACACATCAAAGAGGAAACCAGTTTGGTGAGATCTATCGGATGTTTAAACTTTGCGGCTGGCTTCTACCAAGGAGTAGGACCTTATTTGAATTAAGGAAAGCAGGTGTGATGCCATTTCATAGTACTGCTTTGACACTGTCCGAAAACGACAAGATTGATTCTTCCATTAAAGTTGCCGAGATACCAAAAAAGGGTAAGGCGAAACGGTTGATTAACACTGTTAATCGTTCGAAAGATAACGACGGTCATAGTACCTGGAGGGACAACACTGCACTTCCCGATTGGAAAAGACAGAAATTCgctttgaaggagaaaCTAAATGGGGAGCGATGGAATcccaagaaaaaattgTCCAGAGAACAGATGGAAACTGTAAGGCTTTTGAAGAGACAGTTCCCTCATATGACGTCTGGGGACATTGCTATTCAAATGAAAGTGTCCCCAGAAGTTGTTAGAAGAATCCTCAAATCTAAGTGGGAACCtactgaagaagagctGGAGGATATACAGAGGAgatggaagaaaagatctgATAGGATCTTGGATTTATATGAGAATGGAAAGATCGATGGATATACGGGAATTATTCCAGTGACAAGAAAAGTTGTTATTGGAGGCCCTAATTCTGAGCATATTATACATAGAAAGAAACCACAACAGGATTTGGGACCTTCAAATAAGCTGCATTACAATAAATCCAAGCATATAGATAGAGGTGCAGTGAAAGCCCGGAATAATTTGCATTTactattgaagaaaaaaatctAAAACGATGTCAAGAAATACCAGTTATCGGATTAACGACTCACGAAAATGACATCTAGACCATAAATCTTGTATTTTACCTTTGAATTACGGtcaacttctttcattGATTTGTAATTAATATAACATTGTATATAGCAGATAGAAAAGACGCATTGAAAGGATAACGAATATTTTTACTCTGTTTAATCTTTTGGGATTCTACCATGAATAAACCACCCTTTCATCTCCCTGACTGATTGAATAATATTACTATAGCCTTCCTGCTTTTTATTTCGCCAGGATGAATCCTTTAATTGATCGGTAAAAAGCTTAGTCTTAAATGAGAGGGATTCAAAATCACTAATATTCCGCATGTCAGTATGGTAAATTCGCAGAACATCCGTTAAAGTATTAAGCCTCAGGTTGATACGAGTCCAGCCCGCATTTTCATCGACACTTTCGAGTTGTTCGCCGGTCTGCTGACAACGATCAACATACacttttgtttcttgtaTAGAACGTTGATTATCACCTACTGCTGTCACACTGGTAGACTTTACTCGTGACATTAAACTGTTAACAAGCCTGCGTATTCTCATTAAAACATCATGGCTCAATTCCAAACGTTGGTCATAATTTTTGGAAAGTACTCTTGAGAGAACTAAGTGAATGAAAACATATATAGCACTAACAGTAACCCCTGTATGGTAGAAAAGTAGCTCTATCTCTTTTACCGTACTTGGTTTCTTATAAGGCATTATATCTTTCTCAGCAGGCCAATTATAATACATTCTGTTTCGCAACGGTCTAGCTCGAGACTATAGGTCCCAAAACCCAACTTCCCCTCTAAAGCCCATTAGTGTATTCGAAACCttatttttgatcattAAAGTTTTCACATAGTACAATATGAAAAAGTTTCCTGAACTGTTTGAAACGACTCAATTAAACTGTTGCATTGTTATCATTAggaaataaaaacaaaagacAGGCGTGTCAGCAGGATTGTCAAAACATGTTAAATTAATGAAGTGAACAAGATATTTAACGCACTACTGAATTAAGATGAATTAAAAGTTtatgaagaacaaattaATATAATTATACACATATTTAAACATTTCAGTGAACTGACATCCAGAGTTTGAAGCAATCATCTTTGTCCATAATGTAAATAGAGAAATGAAAtggaatcaaaagaaacataTTGATATAGAAGTTCAGTATTTGGCTTTCTTGAGATTTGCaccattcttttcatcgaGGCTGCTTCTTTCAGAGCTGCTCAATGGCGATAGTGCTGAACTGACTCTGCGTCTTTTAGCGGTATTGGTTGAACCGCTCGATCCGCTAGAAGCAAAACCAGTAGATGTGGGTTGCGCCTTCGAAGACTGTTCATGAGAAAACTCAGCATTTGTGTTAGGAACAGTTGGGCCCAAATTAGCACTCGGTGCTGCTCTTTCCTGATTAACAAAAGTTGATAATGTCTCTACAGGACTTTTGATACCACTGcatttttgatagattcttaagtttttcaaatatGACATAACGTCATTCACCTGCAGAATTCGCATGAATCCCTCTTGTATGCCAAAACTTGAAAcgttttggaaaactttGAATTGCGACCTCAATTTTGTCATTGCTTCAAACCGTACAGCATCAAGATCTGCTTCGTCGAATTCTTGTTTAATAGGTTTATCCTTTTTCGAATCAATGCCAGATTTACCTGTATTATTTTTACTGTCATTAGCgctcttcttcttgccATTGATCGTTGATAGTTTGCCAAATATTTCCGCACTGACTGTAGGGTCACTTAACTTAGTTTCCAAAGAACCCCATTCAACACCGGGAACAAAACCATACGTGAACATACCTAACCACTCTATCTTTAGAtttatatcaaaaacaCCTTTGAAATGAGTGAAGTTTGTCATGTAACTTCCGTCTGGGAAGAAATATGTCAATAAACACCTGGGACATTCGAAAAAAATGCTTCCATTACTGAGTACCTGGGCCCTCAATTGATGAGGAACAATTTCAAGCTTAGCTACTCCTGAACAACCAAAAGCTCTCATAACTGATGGAATCACAACTGCAGTAAATTCGAATTGTCTTATATCCTCTTGATGTTTCCTGGAATATCTGAATAGTCCATAAGGAGTGAAAAGTTCGGACATGACCTTAACCCAGTATTTCATATCGTTTAGCTTATTGCTGGATACATTGAGCAAATTTATTATCTCATGCGCTCGAAGGATAGCCAAATTAGAAAGATATTTTCTAAGAGGATAGGGATaggttgaagaaatctgaGAAGGTATCGCACGATTTAGACCAAGCAGCGCAGGATTTGGACTGGCACCAGGATTTTGTCCTATTAATGGTGCATTACCTAAATTTGGAGCCATTCCATGCATTGGGTGCGGTGGTGGATGTGTAGGAGGCActtgctgctgctgctgctgctgatGAGAGTTGTGTGGATGAGGATGAGAGTTATGCTGAGGTTGCGAAAGTGGATGCGGATGTGATGCCAAAGGTTGCTGAGACTGTATCTGAACATTTGCAGTTGATTGTTGGCCTTGCGCTTGCTGCGGTACATGGTGTTGAAGTTGTTGGCGTCGTATTCCTTGCTGATTTTGCAGTGTCTGAGAGCTCTGTAAATTTGGCTGCTGACCAGACTGTTGTGGTGTCACTGGTAAAGGACCATGATTGGAAGGTCTATCTGCTGCATTGCCGGTATCTCCCTGTTGTTGCGGATTAAAGTAACCTTGGGTGTACGGACCCGGACCCGGTGGCAATTGACCTGGGAAAGATGGTTGCATCCCTTGGTTCTGAATATTGGGGCCTTGCATACCGTAGGCTTGTGGCTGGTTCTGATATAGTCCATTAAATTGCATCGGGTAATATGGCGCGGTTGCCGCAGTACCTGTATTAAAATCTGCACCACCACCCATATTAGAGTTGGCAGCTTCGACTGAGGGCCCCGTTCGTACAGTGGCAATGGAAGGAGCATTGGAAGGGTTGTTAGTCGCATTGGAATTATTAGGTCCCTGAGTTTGGCCTTGACCTTGTCCGGGCACTTGTCCGTGGCCATGAACTTGAGCGGGGATCGGCCCAGAAGCAGAAACCGAATTAGGTGGTCCTGCAGCTGGCGTATCATCATTTGAACTATTCATCACGTATAAGTTCCCGTTTTGGTTCGAGTTTTGCCCAACTGGGAAGTTATACGGAATTTGTCCATTAGCAACAGATTGTGCAGGAACGCCGCCGGCAGACATTTGGCCAGGCATTTGCCCACTATAAATGTCTGTAGGAACGTACTGGTAATCCATGGATGTCCTGACAGCAAAATGAAGCGACCAAGTAAATGTGCTGGAGTCTCAACACAGCGAAACACCCTTGTGTTTCTCAGGGTATGTTTATTTCGATAATGAAAACTCTCCAATGTATGTCAACAAACTTTAAAGttgcaaaaaaaaaaaggaagataTGAGAACCAAAAGGCATAGAATCAGAGACAGAAATACAAATACCCTCTGAGATGACTgaagatttattgaaaaaaagaatggaatAATAATTTTATAAGCATAGATGGCATGTGTGCTCCATGTTGTAACGAATACGGACTTTCTTTATTGAGCTTGCGCTTTATAAGCctatatgtatatatatagatcTTCATTTACGGGAGTGAGTACGTTATCCCTGTTTTGTTTATGATCGTTCTCGTCATTCCAGCAGTAATATAGGGCCTCCTCTGCTTGGAATACGTGGCTTCGTCTTCTCCGTTTGATGCGGGAGTATTGATTGATTTAGGATCCgattttgtttttgtaGCCCGTCTCTTCAATAATTTGTTTAAAACATCTTGCTTCTCCTCCTCCAGTCTCTTCTCAATGAAATTCTTACGTTTACGAGCTGTCTCAGCCTTTCGCAACTgcatttcttcttctgttaaCTCCTTTCTGTTACCGTGCCTCTTGGCTTGCAGTCCAATAAGGTTTTCTAGCATTTGTGAACGACGTTGTTGGTTTTTGACAACAGTCGTCTCAGGTGTCTCAGAGTTCGAATAGCTAGGACTATCTGCTCTGTCATCATCGGCATCATCGACATCGTTCATGACGGTATCGATGTCATTGTTTACAGTATTATtatcttcatcgtcttcgTCTTCAGCACCGAATCCAGTGCTTTCTAAATCTTCCTGGTCATCAAAATGGTCATCAAggtcatcatcatcatcatcatcatcatcatcatcatcatcatcttgaTCATCCTCTATGAGTTCAATTTtagattttcttttcttcgttGGGCCAGGTTTTTCCTCCTCTTCTTGAATGGCGATATCATCTAAAAATTCCTCATCGTTAATAGTTTGATCGTAATCGACATGCTTCCTCACACGAGAAGACTGGCGACTAGGAATTGGGACATCCTTCGCTTTCTTTATCGTGGTTTGTCTTTTTGGTTTCCTCGGTTTATGTACTTTTGCTGTAATTCGTTTTGTCTCCGGCTtgtactcttcttcttccttttcgtcttcttggtaatcatcttcatcgtcttctgCTTCgtcctcttcttcatcatattGGGTTTCTGCACCATTTTCCTGGTCAGAGAGCAATCCCTGATCGGAACTTTCGACTAAGGCAGCAGAATCCTCAAACTCTTCCACAGATGATAATTCGCTATCCATTGTTCGATTTTACAAGCAACTTATTAATGCCAGAATTTTTGGTTTGGAGCTTTCAAGAAAGGTATAAGGGAATTAAAATATAGGCAAATGCTTCTTCTAAATTCCTCGATCTCTTTCTGTGGGTAGAGATGAAAGATGCCTTGATCTATCTCTCTTCTAACTGAAGAGCTGTAACTTACACGTTATTTGGATTGTCTCGACTTTCTACGATTTCCAtgttaaaataaaaaaaaagaagggATGGGcttaaaaaaaaggctGTTCCAACCCATACACTAAAGAGTTCCATCACAAAACATGGCTGTCTAGTCAACGTATTCATAGACAACCAgcaaataataaatttgCATAGTTCTACGGAGCTATTTTCAGTATTACAATTAGCGCTATTTTCATACAGAAGCACAGTAGAAGGTTAAAATCGTATTAGCAATGTCGCAGATCCTGTTCTGCAAGAGTAAGGTCTTTATTCACCCCACCTCTAATAGAAGCGACCAATTACCGGGGTTTTTGTTGGTAATAAAAGAAAGTCAACATACTCAAACGCAGGATGCAAAACTCTCATGGATACCAGAGAATGATTTGGAATCCAGCTTTGTGAAAACATTGTTGAATGTGGAATCGAAACTATTAACTGCTCACTCGGTTAGATCGCCTCATGATTTTACTGTTGATTCAATATATTCATCGTGGTCTTTCACTATCAGTATTTCTGCGATATACTCAATACAGTTCAAACCACCACATCCAAATGGGTATTGGTTTGGATCCTGCATCATTAATTGTAAGAATGGTATGAATGAAGATATCCCTGTCTTATTCTTCCATGACGACATATGTACATCAACAATCGcgaaaagaaagaaaatgagTAAAGAATTCGATCCATTTTCCAATGAAGGGGACATTTATTGGGGCGGTGATGATTTGAGAACTTGCTTACAATCTTTGGTTGATTTACAAAAAGTAGATTCATCACAATGCATATATCTCGTCAATGCATCTCTAGACGATTTGCGCAATTTTTCgttgaacaatttccaaaGACCTCAATCCGGttcatcttccaaagatGATGGTAATATATGGGACAGCCTTGAAGCAACGAGATGGTCAATTATGTCCAAATTTGCGGACGCAACAACGACGGCATCTAATCTATTCGGAAAACTAGTAAAGAAACATCCAATAGTTCAAATGATTGACAAGCACAGTGACAATGTGTACGTtaaacaattgatgaaaaatcCAAGGGTCGTAGAAGTCcaagatgaatttgatagtGCCAAAATATATCTAGCAAAATGGGCAATGGGTGTGAAACAAGAGGCTGAGCGTTATCAAAAGGAACACTATTTGGATGACACGTATAAGAGAATTTTGAGAAATGAATTAGGAATTTCAAACGATGTGGAAATATCACCCGAGGAATTGAATATAGCTGTACAGAGGTCATTTCCCTTAACGAAGCAGAAATGGGACTCTTTGTTTGACTCGCAAGGTAGGCTTTCTATAACTGTGCATGAGGTCAAAGATTTTATCTTCCATGGCGGGGTCGAAAATGACGCATTGAGAAGCGAAGTGTGGCTATTTCTTTTGGGAGTTTATCCTTGGGACTCTTCTTTACAAGAGCGTAAAGAGCTAAAGCAGGCCATGGAGGAGGATTACAATGCAAATTACAAGTCGAAATGGATTTACAGAGATGTGCTTGAtgattcagaagaagaagaatattgGAAAGACCAAGTATTCCGAATTTCGAAAGATGTGCTTAGAAATGATCGTGATATTCCTCTATATAGGCACAATACTAAAGATGGAAAGGAAGATGGTGctaaaaatgaagaagCACCAAATAAAGGAGACCAGGAAGAAGAGTGGGAAATCAAAAACCCTCATCTCCAAGCCTTGAAAAATATTCTCATTAGCTACAATATCTACAATCCAAATCTTGGATATGTTCAGGGAATGACCGATTTACTCTCTCTGATATACTTTGTACTTCAAGATGAGGCACTTTCCTTCTGGTGTTTTGTCAATTTCATGAATAGgatggaaagaaattttttGAGAGATCAATCTGGTATCAGAGATCAAATGCTAACTCTTGTTGACCTTTGTCAGTTTATGTTACCAAAGTTTGCGgaacatttgaaaaagtGCGAATCAGCTGATCtatttttctgtttcagAATGTTACTCGTATGGTTCAAAAGAGAGTTTGAGTTTAGTGATGTTTGTAAAATATGGGAAATATTTTGGACTGATTATTACAGTTCACAGTTCCAACTTTTCTTCATGTTGGCAATATTACAAAAACACAGCGATGTCGTCGTTTCTCAATTAACAGAGTTTGACGACGTGTTaaaatatttcaatgatttgaGAAACAGCATGGATTGGTCTGATATCATGATAAGAAGCGAACTTCTTTTTATAAAGTTTCAGAAAATGATTGAAGTTC from Kluyveromyces lactis strain NRRL Y-1140 chromosome D complete sequence harbors:
- the MRX7 gene encoding Mrx7p (similar to uniprot|P53869 Saccharomyces cerevisiae YNL211C Hypothetical ORF), giving the protein MKGAPRSLEEWLFYKLMNSQGFHRFVRRVYYKVNGINPHQMEQTSRTDRLFHPTGLQKFKAYRMLFWDEVRSVVGLPRITDKYLKK
- the RRG9 gene encoding mitochondrial ribosome assembly protein RRG9 (similar to uniprot|P40156 Saccharomyces cerevisiae YNL213C Hypothetical ORF) is translated as MFKLCGWLLPRSRTLFELRKAGVMPFHSTALTLSENDKIDSSIKVAEIPKKGKAKRLINTVNRSKDNDGHSTWRDNTALPDWKRQKFALKEKLNGERWNPKKKLSREQMETVRLLKRQFPHMTSGDIAIQMKVSPEVVRRILKSKWEPTEEELEDIQRRWKKRSDRILDLYENGKIDGYTGIIPVTRKVVIGGPNSEHIIHRKKPQQDLGPSNKLHYNKSKHIDRGAVKARNNLHLLLKKKI
- the VID27 gene encoding Vid27p (some similarities with uniprot|P40157 Saccharomyces cerevisiae YNL212W VID27 Vacuole import and degradation), whose translation is MNFIRTFFDSNSNEELLSISAGQFLLLRSFKSPKSSVEYIFSDAMICVKRRGDYDYILHVERQDVDSEDISDGDSDDLVPDEMSLLSATSKKDDTWAFKIEEDLQFVKSWNAERHSVFIWNNTKGDDGDQFEYIIDDTIPLLEIEKFYKLVKHCTFEAKYRKPSDQATKQELLEFMKPEELDDSPFFSDEYNELRTDSDITANKNVKVRLDSSPRPVLTNEALNKLRSGSNISHDTYRNSDTNAGLSKEVADTYDDVYDDDDDNDAGDDDDEQCYDEDAPFVDAVEYNS
- the MFG1 gene encoding Mfg1p (weakly similar to uniprot|Q07684 Saccharomyces cerevisiae YDL233W Hypothetical ORF), producing MDYQYVPTDIYSGQMPGQMSAGGVPAQSVANGQIPYNFPVGQNSNQNGNLYVMNSSNDDTPAAGPPNSVSASGPIPAQVHGHGQVPGQGQGQTQGPNNSNATNNPSNAPSIATVRTGPSVEAANSNMGGGADFNTGTAATAPYYPMQFNGLYQNQPQAYGMQGPNIQNQGMQPSFPGQLPPGPGPYTQGYFNPQQQGDTGNAADRPSNHGPLPVTPQQSGQQPNLQSSQTLQNQQGIRRQQLQHHVPQQAQGQQSTANVQIQSQQPLASHPHPLSQPQHNSHPHPHNSHQQQQQQQVPPTHPPPHPMHGMAPNLGNAPLIGQNPGASPNPALLGLNRAIPSQISSTYPYPLRKYLSNLAILRAHEIINLLNVSSNKLNDMKYWVKVMSELFTPYGLFRYSRKHQEDIRQFEFTAVVIPSVMRAFGCSGVAKLEIVPHQLRAQVLSNGSIFFECPRCLLTYFFPDGSYMTNFTHFKGVFDINLKIEWLGMFTYGFVPGVEWGSLETKLSDPTVSAEIFGKLSTINGKKKSANDSKNNTGKSGIDSKKDKPIKQEFDEADLDAVRFEAMTKLRSQFKVFQNVSSFGIQEGFMRILQVNDVMSYLKNLRIYQKCSGIKSPVETLSTFVNQERAAPSANLGPTVPNTNAEFSHEQSSKAQPTSTGFASSGSSGSTNTAKRRRVSSALSPLSSSERSSLDEKNGANLKKAKY
- the PEX17 gene encoding Pex17p (similar to uniprot|P40155 Saccharomyces cerevisiae YNL214W PEX17 Peroxisomal membrane protein component of the peroxisomal translocation machinery required for peroxisome biogenesis binds Pex14p); this translates as MYYNWPAEKDIMPYKKPSTVKEIELLFYHTGVTVSAIYVFIHLVLSRVLSKNYDQRLELSHDVLMRIRRLVNSLMSRVKSTSVTAVGDNQRSIQETKVYVDRCQQTGEQLESVDENAGWTRINLRLNTLTDVLRIYHTDMRNISDFESLSFKTKLFTDQLKDSSWRNKKQEGYSNIIQSVREMKGWFIHGRIPKD
- the GYP7 gene encoding GTPase-activating protein GYP7 (similar to uniprot|P48365 Saccharomyces cerevisiae YDL234C GYP7 GTPase-activating protein for yeast Rab family members including: Ypt7p (most effective) Ypt1p Ypt31p and Ypt32p (in vitro) involved in vesicle mediated protein trafficking), with the translated sequence MSQILFCKSKVFIHPTSNRSDQLPGFLLVIKESQHTQTQDAKLSWIPENDLESSFVKTLLNVESKLLTAHSVRSPHDFTVDSIYSSWSFTISISAIYSIQFKPPHPNGYWFGSCIINCKNGMNEDIPVLFFHDDICTSTIAKRKKMSKEFDPFSNEGDIYWGGDDLRTCLQSLVDLQKVDSSQCIYLVNASLDDLRNFSLNNFQRPQSGSSSKDDGNIWDSLEATRWSIMSKFADATTTASNLFGKLVKKHPIVQMIDKHSDNVYVKQLMKNPRVVEVQDEFDSAKIYLAKWAMGVKQEAERYQKEHYLDDTYKRILRNELGISNDVEISPEELNIAVQRSFPLTKQKWDSLFDSQGRLSITVHEVKDFIFHGGVENDALRSEVWLFLLGVYPWDSSLQERKELKQAMEEDYNANYKSKWIYRDVLDDSEEEEYWKDQVFRISKDVLRNDRDIPLYRHNTKDGKEDGAKNEEAPNKGDQEEEWEIKNPHLQALKNILISYNIYNPNLGYVQGMTDLLSLIYFVLQDEALSFWCFVNFMNRMERNFLRDQSGIRDQMLTLVDLCQFMLPKFAEHLKKCESADLFFCFRMLLVWFKREFEFSDVCKIWEIFWTDYYSSQFQLFFMLAILQKHSDVVVSQLTEFDDVLKYFNDLRNSMDWSDIMIRSELLFIKFQKMIEVLEREEELISKRTTSTGYNGHEIPLTSEAEDPPLHHPSLISENLKELLSKELVIQKEGPRSKDSIK
- the IES2 gene encoding Ies2p (weakly similar to uniprot|P40154 Saccharomyces cerevisiae YNL215W IES2 Protein that associates with the INO80 chromatin remodeling complex under low-salt conditions) translates to MDSELSSVEEFEDSAALVESSDQGLLSDQENGAETQYDEEEDEAEDDEDDYQEDEKEEEEYKPETKRITAKVHKPRKPKRQTTIKKAKDVPIPSRQSSRVRKHVDYDQTINDEEFLDDIAIQEEEEKPGPTKKRKSKIELIEDDQDDDDDDDDDDDDDDLDDHFDDQEDLESTGFGAEDEDDEDNNTVNNDIDTVMNDVDDADDDRADSPSYSNSETPETTVVKNQQRRSQMLENLIGLQAKRHGNRKELTEEEMQLRKAETARKRKNFIEKRLEEEKQDVLNKLLKRRATKTKSDPKSINTPASNGEDEATYSKQRRPYITAGMTRTIINKTGITYSLP